From the genome of Culicoidibacter larvae:
TTGACGCAACCAACAGATTCATCAGTGAATCTTGATGCATTAACCAACCCAACAAGAGCCGGATATAGCTTTGTCGGATGGTTCGATAATGCTGACACACAACACAGCGGCACATTCACAATGCCAGTTGGCGGATTAAGCCTCAAAGCAAAATGGACCGCAGATGACCAAGTGATTAGTTTCAACACCAAAGGTGGAACAGGTGTTGCCTCAATCACTGCGAAAACTGATACAACCGTTGACCTTGATACCGTAAGTACAACACGTCCTGGTTACCAATTTGATGGTTGGTATGTAGGCAGTACACAATACACTGGTGTTGTAACCGTACCAGCAGGCGGACTTGCGCTAGAAGCACGCTGGACAGCATTAGACCAAACCATCACTTTCGATGTGAATGGTGGTAACATAGCTACCCAACCGGCAGACATCATTCAAGTAACTGACAGCACAGTTGACTTAAGTGCGGTCACTGCACCAACATGGTTTGGACACAAGTTCTTAGGTTGGAAAGATGCGGCAGATACAAGTTACAGCGGTACAATCACTATGCCAGCAGGCGGATTAAACCTAATCGCTGATTGGCAAGACTTGATTGCTGATGGCACTTGGCAAATTGATGCTAACAACATCAAAATGACCTTATCTGAATTCTAAGCATTTGTAGATGCGAATACTATTGAACAAGAAATATTAACTCGTTCAGAAGCAAAAGCATGGAACAATGAAACAAGTGAAAGCTTAGACACAGTTCGTGCTGACCTTAGCACCGTAACTGCGGTTGAAGGTACTCATATGGCTACTGTTTACCTCGAAGAGGTTTCATCAGCTACAACACTTAGCACATATGCTTTTGATGACCAGGTGCAAGCTTTTAACGCAACAAGCACAAGTTTGCAAACAGCTATTAATATTGAACTCTACACTGAACCTCAAACAGCATTACCAACAACCGGTGATGACACAGCAATGATTGGCATTATTAGTGGGACAAGTATTATTAGTTTGGCAGGAATAATTATATATCGCCGTAGAAAATAAACTGAACAATTCTTATTTTAAGAGAAATTGAAAGCCGGTCCGGGCCAACCCCGGACCGGCTTTTTGCTTCTCCAATAATGACGTGTCTCGATAAATTATATGTGCTAAAATTGAGAAAAGGAGCTGAATCTATGATAGTAAAAACGATTGCTGCACATTTAGGCGAGGGTAGTTTTCCAACGTTTGCATCCGGAACAGCGGTTGAAATGGGAGCGAGCTGCCAACATTTTCTGCACTGGTCGGCCTGCGAAATTGATGGTTATCAAACGTATGTGCCGGATGTATTTGTTGAGCATGGATATTTGAATCAGGATTATAACCCAACTGAATTAGTAGCAGAACCGGATGAGTTAATGGAAGTATTACAGGTTGTTCATGCGTGGTTATTAGTGCGCTCAGAAAGAAGTGGTAAAGTTGGCTGGATGCCAGCTGAAAATGTTGTTTCAGTGTAAAAGTGTCGCATAAGCGACGCTTTTTTGTTACCACAACAAGATATACTATGAGTAAAGCAGGTGAGCTATATGCAGTTTCGTGAAGTGACGTGCAGTAAAGCGATGACTAAGCTGAATAGTAAATACCAGCCATATTCATGGGATTTGAATATTTATCGCGGTTGCAGTCATCGCTGCCAATATTGTTTTGCTATTTATTCACATCAGTATCTTGATTATGATGCGGAGGATTTTTTTGAGACGATTCATGTGAAAACGAATGTTGTTGATAGCTTGGAGCAACAGTTGCGGGCAAAATCTTGGAAGCAGGAAGTCATCAATCTTGGCGGCGTTACTGATAGTTATCAGGCGGCAGAACGCAAGTATCAGCTGATGCCGGATATTATCCGCTTGTTGATTAAGTATAAAACGCCAGCGATTATTTCCACTAAATCAGAGCTGATTCTACGCGATTTCGATCTTTGGCATGAGCTTTCGCAAGTAACTGCAGTAAATATTGCCTCAACTATTATCAGTTATGACGCTGAATTATTGCAGAAGATTGAACCGGGCACGCCATCGCCGCAAGCGCGTATGGCGATGCTGCATGAGTTTCGCAAAACCAATGCCGCAACCGGGGTGCATATTATGCCAATCATTCCCTATATCAATGATGGTGTTGAGCAGACTGCTGAGCTACTGGCTGCCGCTAAAGCCGCCGAGGTTGACTATGTACTGCCAGGCACATTGTATCTGCGTGGCTCAACCAAGCCGCACTTTCTCAAGTTTATTCACCAAACTTTCCCTGAGCACCACCAAGCATTAGTTCAACTCTATAATAATCGCGAACAACGCCAACTCTATAAACGCAACATGTATCAAACCCTGCTCAAACAAATTGATGACTACCGACTCTCAAGAAATTATATGGCACCCTTACTTGCACGGATGCCCAAACAAGCGCAGCAGTTACAATTGATTTTATGAGAAAATAAAAAAACGGATGCCGTTAACGGCATCCGTTTTTCACTTATCTTTAAACATTCCCCGGTCACGCATCTCGGAAATGAATCCGGCACTTAATACCCCACTAGGGATGGCAATCAAGCCG
Proteins encoded in this window:
- a CDS encoding InlB B-repeat-containing protein, with the protein product LTQPTDSSVNLDALTNPTRAGYSFVGWFDNADTQHSGTFTMPVGGLSLKAKWTADDQVISFNTKGGTGVASITAKTDTTVDLDTVSTTRPGYQFDGWYVGSTQYTGVVTVPAGGLALEARWTALDQTITFDVNGGNIATQPADIIQVTDSTVDLSAVTAPTWFGHKFLGWKDAADTSYSGTITMPAGGLNLIADWQDLIADGTWQIDANNIKMTLSEF
- a CDS encoding LPXTG cell wall anchor domain-containing protein; its protein translation is MATVYLEEVSSATTLSTYAFDDQVQAFNATSTSLQTAINIELYTEPQTALPTTGDDTAMIGIISGTSIISLAGIIIYRRRK
- a CDS encoding SPL family radical SAM protein, whose translation is MQFREVTCSKAMTKLNSKYQPYSWDLNIYRGCSHRCQYCFAIYSHQYLDYDAEDFFETIHVKTNVVDSLEQQLRAKSWKQEVINLGGVTDSYQAAERKYQLMPDIIRLLIKYKTPAIISTKSELILRDFDLWHELSQVTAVNIASTIISYDAELLQKIEPGTPSPQARMAMLHEFRKTNAATGVHIMPIIPYINDGVEQTAELLAAAKAAEVDYVLPGTLYLRGSTKPHFLKFIHQTFPEHHQALVQLYNNREQRQLYKRNMYQTLLKQIDDYRLSRNYMAPLLARMPKQAQQLQLIL